A region of Liolophura sinensis isolate JHLJ2023 chromosome 8, CUHK_Ljap_v2, whole genome shotgun sequence DNA encodes the following proteins:
- the LOC135472808 gene encoding ubiquitin-conjugating enzyme E2 Q1-like, with protein MMACFASLKQDIKFLETTFTKQHDRFQILNASVDEISCRFLGKNGDKYDIHANITETYPQTAPIWFAESDDSLVSEAIEVLNETTPDKFSIVQQIKLLVTELCKHHNVAVPEDISAIESASGDKPHASCHRELSDEEEEEEDLCHYEMEEEPVSEQKSTEEVDGIDTENLLVLERLKQNQRKDYLKGSVSGSVLATDRLMKELRELYRSDSYKKGIYTLELVNECLYEWNVKLKIVDSDSALYSDLQTLKEKEGKDGIILNFTYKESFPFDPPFVRVISPVISGGYVLGGGAICMELLTKQGWSSAYSIESVILQISATLVKGKARIQFGASKVSSQYSLARAQQSFKSLVQIHEKNGWFTPPKEDG; from the exons ATGATGGCGTGTTTTGCGTCGCTAAAGCAAGATATTAAGTTTTTGGAAACAACTTTCACCAAGCAACACGATCGTTTTCAGATTCTCAACGCCTCTGTTGACGAAATCTCGTGTCGCTTCTTAGGCAAAAATGGAGACAAATATGACATTCATGCAAATATCACC GAAACCTATCCCCAGACGGCCCCTATCTGGTTTGCAGAATCAGACGATTCGTTAGTGTCAGAGGCCATTGAGGTGTTAAATGAAACCACTCCTGATAAATTCAGT ATTGTTCAGCAGATCAAGTTATTGGTGACTGAGTTGTGCAAACACCACAATGTGGCAGTTCCTGAAGATATTTCAGCCATAGAAAGTGCCTCAGGGGACAAG CCTCATGCGTCCTGCCATCGTGAGCTGTCTGATGAagaggaagaggaagaagaCTTGTGTCATTATGAGATGGAAGAGGAACCTGTCAG TGAGCAGAAATCTACCGAAGAAGTAGATGGCATTGACACAGAAAATCTCTTGGTGTTGGAACGCTTGAAACAAAACCAACGCAAAGACTACTTAAAG GGCTCTGTTTCGGGCTCGGTCTTAGCCACTGATCGTCTAATGAAGGAACTCCGAGAACTCTACAGGTCAGACAGTTATAAAAAAG GTATTTACACATTGGAATTGGTGAATGAGTGCTTATACGAGTGGAATGTGAAGCTTAAAAT TGTGGACAGTGATAGTGCTCTCTATTCAGATCTACAAACCCTGAAAGAAAAAGAAGGCAAAGATGGAATTATTCTTAACTTTACCTATAAG GAATCTTTTCCTTTTGATCCGCCGTTTGTGCGGGTGATCAGCCCTGTGATATCTGGGGGCTACGTTCTGGGAGGTGGTGCTATTTGTATGGAACTGCTCACAAAACAG GGTTGGAGCAGCGCCTACAGCATTGAATCTGTGATTTTGCAAATATCTGCTACACTTGTTAAAGGCAAGGCTAGAATACAGTTTGGGGCATCAAAAGTCAGT AGCCAGTACAGCCTTGCTCGAGCTCAACAATCATTTAAGTCTCTGGTTCAAATCCATGAGAAAAATG GTTGGTTCACACCTCCCAAAGAAGATGGGTAG